A genomic window from Bacteroidota bacterium includes:
- a CDS encoding B12-binding domain-containing radical SAM protein, with protein MKKTVVLYNPYAVFYTMPLALIAVGSYLNPDKYNIEIIDARLEKNPLEKIKTALSNNGICFATTVLTGAPIKDAQKISREVKKLFPKIPVVWGGWHPSLFPEQTLHDDAIDIVVKGQGEITFKELLERLETHSSLEGLQGISFKNQENKVISNDERVMLDINQFPAFNYELIDVPSYMKLSGRKQIDYISSQGCRFRCSFCADPFMYKRGWYGFSAERMVNEIEELWKKYKFEHVHFQDETFFTNSKRVKAIAEEFIKRKLPITWFGTMRADQGVRLEDDVWELCKKSGLEKVMIGMEAGSQEMLNWMQKDIKLEQVFDSATKCIKYDIGINFSIIIGFPGEKEESMNATMNMVKELRKMSSKFNMGIFYFKPYPGNKIADELLAKGFNFATTLEEWSNFDYVSTPKSEWIRDEKIKEIENFKFYQQLAYTKRKIPVLKNIARWRINNNIYTFPLEKKLKEWIMPTPKMA; from the coding sequence ATGAAAAAAACAGTTGTTTTATACAATCCATATGCGGTGTTTTACACAATGCCTTTAGCGCTTATAGCAGTTGGCTCTTATTTAAATCCAGATAAATACAACATCGAAATTATAGATGCGCGATTAGAGAAAAATCCACTTGAAAAAATAAAAACGGCACTATCCAACAATGGAATTTGCTTTGCAACAACTGTTTTAACGGGTGCTCCAATAAAAGACGCTCAAAAAATATCACGTGAAGTAAAAAAATTATTTCCAAAAATTCCGGTAGTATGGGGTGGCTGGCATCCATCGTTATTTCCAGAGCAAACACTTCATGATGATGCAATAGATATCGTGGTAAAAGGTCAAGGAGAAATTACTTTTAAAGAACTATTAGAACGTCTGGAGACACATTCTAGCTTGGAAGGATTGCAAGGAATTAGCTTTAAAAATCAAGAAAACAAAGTCATTTCTAATGACGAAAGAGTAATGCTAGATATCAATCAATTTCCTGCTTTTAATTATGAATTAATTGATGTTCCTTCTTACATGAAATTAAGTGGAAGAAAACAAATTGATTACATTTCTTCTCAAGGCTGCAGATTTAGATGTTCGTTTTGTGCTGACCCATTTATGTACAAAAGAGGATGGTATGGCTTTAGTGCAGAACGGATGGTCAATGAAATTGAAGAACTTTGGAAAAAATACAAATTTGAGCATGTCCATTTTCAAGATGAAACATTTTTCACCAACAGTAAAAGAGTTAAAGCTATAGCAGAAGAATTTATTAAGAGGAAGCTACCCATTACCTGGTTTGGAACTATGCGTGCCGACCAAGGAGTTAGATTAGAAGATGATGTTTGGGAGCTTTGTAAAAAATCGGGATTAGAAAAAGTAATGATAGGAATGGAAGCTGGCTCTCAGGAAATGTTGAATTGGATGCAAAAAGATATTAAACTAGAACAGGTTTTTGATTCAGCTACTAAATGCATTAAATATGATATTGGAATTAATTTCAGTATCATAATTGGCTTCCCTGGCGAGAAAGAAGAAAGCATGAATGCCACCATGAATATGGTTAAAGAGTTAAGAAAAATGAGTAGTAAGTTTAATATGGGTATTTTTTATTTTAAACCATACCCTGGTAATAAAATTGCAGATGAATTACTAGCTAAAGGTTTTAATTTTGCCACTACACTCGAAGAATGGAGTAATTTTGACTACGTAAGCACCCCAAAAAGTGAATGGATACGTGATGAAAAAATTAAGGAAATAGAAAATTTTAAGTTTTACCAACAATTAGCTTATACTAAAAGAAAAATTCCCGTTTTGAAAAACATT